GGCGGGCATGCCTGCACAGGTAGTTGCCAAAGCTGAAAACCTGCTCAAGACACTCGAGAAAACGCATAGCCATGAAGAGATCAACAAAAATCTGAAGAGTGCCAGCAGAGGCAAGGACGATTTTCAGCTAAGTTTTATCCAACTCGACGACCCGCTGCTCCTGCAAATCAAAGAAGATATCGTCAACACCGACATCAATACACTCACGCCCGTGGAGGCGCTGATGAAACTAAATCAGATTAAGAACTTGCTGCGCAAAGGGTAGAAAACGTTCGGCAGTCCCCAGTCGGCAAGCAAAAGGCATTTTTAAAATATTGGTTTTGACTTTATCAAGATTTAATAAAGACCTTTTTATTAACAAAGAAAAACAATGACGGATCACCAAAACATAGTACCTCCGTCTTCCCGGCGGTCTGCACTACGCACAGCAGTATATTTTTTTATTTTCGGATTTCTCTGGGTAACGCTTTCCGATACGCTGGTAAATCGTTTCGCGCCAGGTTTCGACCAGATGCGCCATCTACAGGCCATCAAGGGTTGGTTTTTTATCGTAGCAACCGCCGTGTTGATTTATCTGCTGGTGAAGCAACAGATGGACAAAATAAAGGAACTGGCCAAAAAGTACGAGCAATCGCGACTACAGTACAAACAAATCTTGGATGTAAGCCACGATTTGATATGGGCTACCGACATAGACGGCAAAATCATTTACATCAACAATGCCAGCACAGAAGTTTATGGCTACAAGCCGCACGAAATGACCGGCAAGAATTTTAATGAATTTGTTGACAAAGAACAGTTTGATAAAAATCAAAAGATATTTTTCGAAGCAATAGAACAAGGTAGGAAAACTGTGGATTTCGACACCGAAATTTCCGACCGCAATGGCCTGCGCAAAATGTTGCGCGACCGGGTCACCTTATCCTACGACAACGACGGCAAACCAAACATGCTCGTGGGTGCTTCGATGGACATTACCGGCTACAAAATTTTTGAAAAAAAACTACTCAACAACAACGAGCGCCTGGAATTGGCGATGCATGGCGGAGGCATAGGGTTGTGGGATTACTGGTATCAATCACAGAAACTCATCGTCAACGAACACTTTAAAAAGATCAGCGGAACGGACGTGCAGGGCGACGTAATCAGCATCAAAAAATTAACTCCTGTCATCCATCCCGACGATCGCGCTGCATTTATTCAGTCCTTCACTCCACAGAATGTATCCGAAGAATTTATGGATGCTGAGTTCAGAATCAAAAACCCTGAAGGAAAATATCGTTGGGTGAGCAGCCGCGGCAAAATTACCGAGCGCGACAGCAATGGCTTGCCAACGCGCATGATAGGCGCCGTTACCGACGTTACACAAACCAAAGAACTGGAGTTACAGCTAAAAGATCTTGTAGAAATTTACAGCAGCTTTATCAGCTATTCGAGCGAAGGCATCTATTTGTATGAAATGACCCAGCCCATGTCTGTCGACCTTCCGGTAGATGAGCAAATCCAACTGATGTATCATTCCGGCTACCTGCGCACCTGCAACGATGCCTATGCCCAAATGTACGGGCATAAAAGTGCCTCCGCCATGGAAGGCCTCGACCTGGCCTCCATTCACGGCAGCGACGACAACCCCGACAACATCGCCTTTTTACGGGACTTTATCACGAGCGGCTATCGCATTTTGAACATGGTTACCAAAGAAATCGACAAAAACGGAAACGCCCTCTACATCAGCAACAATGTGGTGGGCATTACCGAAAACGGAAAACTGTTGCGCAGCTGGGGAAGTCAAAGCAACATCACCCGCCAGGTGCTTGTGCAGGAGCGTATCGAAGAATCAGAAAAGAGATATCGAATGATTTTTAAAACCAACCCGGTGCCTTTGCTCATTTTCAAAATCGACGATCTCACAATCCTTGATATTAATCAGGCTGCCTGCAAGCTGTTTGGCTACACGCAACAAGAACTCACAAGTTTAAATGTTGGCAGCTTACGCGATAGCAACACTACCACCACCGACCATGAACGCATTGTTATGCTGATGGAAGAGCCGACGCATACCATGGAAATGATGCTGAAAGCGAAATCGGGCGCACTTATTCCCGCTGATGTAAAAATCGACAAAATTGAATATCGCGACACACCGGCATTCCTGGTGGCTATCACCGATCTGACTGCCGTGAAAAATGCCGAAAAAATGGTGATCCAGTCGCTGATAGAAGGCGGCGACACAGAACGCATTCGCGTAGCAAAAGAAATTCACGACAGCCTGGGGCAAAACCTAACGGCTGTGAGCCTCAACCTTAACTCCATAGAAAATCCACCGCAGGTAATGGGCGAGAAAAATGCTGAAAGATTTGCCCGCGGACTCCGGTTTCTGAAAGTTGCCATCGAAGAAAGCCGTAACATAGCACACAACCTCATGCCTAAAGCCATCGAGGATTTTGGCCTGGTGCTTTCGCTCCACTCCTTATTTAATCAAATAGAAAAAACCTCTGGCCTGAAAATCGATTTTTACCAAAATATGGACAACGAGACAAGGCTGGATAAACAAATTGAGCTCAACCTTTACCGAATTACTCAGGAAGCCCTCAACAACGTATTGAAACATGCCGATGCCACCGAAGTTTTTGTTCAACTGATCCTGCATTCCGCCGAGATCATATTTACCTTTGAAGACAATGGAAAAGGTTTTGATTCAAAAGATACCAACACCGGCAGAAAGGGCATCGGACTCAAAAGCATCGCCAACAGAGCCATCGCTATGTCAGGATATGCCGACATCGATAGCAACCCGGGGCACGGCACCATCATCACCATCGTAATACCCAAAACAGCCGGCAGTCCTCAGTAGGAAGTTCTCATTAGTTAGTCGCAGGCTGGCATAATAATGCTGAGGATGGCATTATTTCGATTATTAAAACAGTATCTTTGACAGATCATTCATAAACCTATGAATACCCAGGGAAAAAAAATTAGGCTGCTCATCGCCGACGATCATCAGATTGTGCGCGATGGTATTGTGGCGCTGCTGCAAAGCGACCAACACTTTGTAATAGCAGGCAAAGCCTGCAACGGGAAAATGGCGCTGGAGCTTGCCGGAGAACTACACCCCGATTTGGTAATTATGGATGTGAGCATGCCGGTGATGGACGGCATCACCAGTACCCGGCTGATCCGCGAAAAATATCCTGAAATTAAAGTGCTGGCCCTTACCATGACCAACGAGCTGGAACATATCAAAAACATGGTAGATGCCGGCGCCGGTGGATATCTGTTGAAAAATTCAGGCAAGGAAGAGCTTATCACCGCCATAAACGAAGTCCTGGCCGGACACGAATATTTTAGCGGAGAGGTAAAAGATGCAATCGTGCGCGAGATGATGAAGAAAAAGACAACCAACGACCGGCTGGCCGGAGAACCCATTCCACTCACACGACGCGAAAAGGACGTGCTCTTGTTAATTGTTCAGGAATTTACCAATTCCGAAATAGCCGAAAAGCTATTTATCAGCGTGCGCACGGTCGACGCTCATCGCCGCAACCTGCTCGAAAAAACAGGCGCCCGCAACACCGCCGGCCTTGTAAAATATGCCATCGACAATCAGCTCGATGAATAGAATTCGATGACGTACGGAATACAGAGGCATACGGCCATATTTCTCTCAATTCCAAAATTGCTAATAGGCGTTTCTACCTATTAAAATTAGGCCTTTCCCCCATAGGCATCGCCACTTGTTGCAGCTACTTTTGTACTCTATATTACGGAACAATGAATGCCCTGATAATTGGTAAGAATGAGATAGTAAAACAAGCCATTGGCGGCTTACTCGAGAATGAGTTCGATTTTAATATCGACTACATCGATGTTACCAATCCACAGCTTACCTATTATGAATACCAGTTGCAAAATGTCAACTTTATCATACTCGATCTCACCACATTAGACGATCAGGGGCGAAATATCATCAAAGAAATTAAGCTCCTGGCTCCCGATGCGCGCATCATTGCCATGCATTACTACACGCAGAAAAATCTGGTGGATGCTTATATCGAAGCGGGTGCCAAAGGGTATCTGCTGATCGACACCAACCGCGCCGAACTTATCAAAGCCATGCAGTATTTACTGGACGGAGAGGTGTACATCAGCCCGGGCATTAACTGATGCCTAATAAGTAATTTTAGCGCGGATAGGCATAAACACCTATTTATTAAAATAAGCCTTTTATGGGAGTATCAGAATGCTGGGCGCTCTTACTTTTGTAATTGTTTTAGAAAGTGATCGGAATGGTTGAGATAACATTTTAGAATCCGATACTTAAAAAACAATAGTTCTTTACCGAGGAAAATATCTAAAATAAACACTGATAAATCACTCGAATTTCTTGACAATCAAATCTTAAAAGATCCTGCGATGGTTCCCAACCTGATTCTGCTTAAGGGGAAAATTGAACAATTTAACAGCTGGGATTTTATTGCACATCTCGATAAGACGACTGACCAAAACTGCTAACATTACTACACGATAACTACTCGTAACATCATCGCAGTTCTTTTAAGATTTACTATTTAGTTCTTTGAATTTTGATTTTGAATTTTTTTCATGAGGTTTTCATAATGACTGGGTTTTTAGGTTAATAGATGCCGGAGTGAGTCTGTTTTTGAAGAAAGGTGATTTTTTTAACTGACTTGTAATTTTTTAATTGACTTGTAATTCTCCATACAGACACACGCGAAAGCAATTCCTAAACGAAATCTTTTTATCAAAAAGGGCGAAAAGGATTTTCGGTATTTATAAAGGCTGTCAATTAGTTTTGGCAGCCTTTTTTTATTGACATTTGCACCGTGATACTTATTCATCAAAACAAAAATTTATAAAACATGCGCACATTACAAACTTTAGTACTGGCAGGTTTACTGCTTGTGTTGATGCCGGGAACCTATGCCCAGCAAAGCGTCGAGAAAACGACGGGTTACAAATTTACAGATCAGATCAGGCTCAAAACTACGCCTGTGAAGAATCAATACCGCTCGGGCACATGCTGGAGCTACGGCGGATTGTCATTTTTGGAGTCGGAGCTGCTAAACAACGGCAAAGGCGAATACGATCTTTCGGAGGCTTTCGTGATTCGCAACACATACAAACGCAAAGCTGACCAATACGTCCGCTGGCAGGGAAACATTAACTTTTCCGGTGGGGGTGCCTTCCACGATGTTACGGAAGTAGTGGCCAATGAAGGCATCGTACCCGAGCAGGCTTATTCAGGCCTGGTAACTGATGACGAGTTTTTTGTACATGGCGAAATGGACAACAATTTTGCTGCCTACGTAGAAGCCGTTACCAAAAACAAAAACGGGCGTCTTTCTCCCGCATGGAGGAACGGTTTCAACGGATTGCTCGACGCTTACCTTGGCGAAGTTCCTGAACAATTCACCTACAAAGGTCGCAGCTACACACCCAAAACTTTTGCTGAATCCCTCGGCCTTAACTTCAGCGACTACGTGGAGATTGGCTCTTTCACACACCATCCGTTTTACGAGAATTTTATTATCGAAATCCCCGACAACTGGATGCTTCACGGCATATACAATGTGCCGCTGGATGAGATGATTGAAATTATCGATCGTTCGCTCGAACAAGGACATACCGTGGCTTGGGGAACCGACGTGAGCGAAAAAGGCTTCTCGTGGAGCAATGGCCTGGCCGTAGTGCCCGACGAAGACAAAACCGACCTCTCAGGAACCGAAAAAGAAAAATGGGAAAAACTTACCCCCGTCGAGAGAAAGAAGATGCTTTACAGCTTTGACGAACCGGTAAAAGAAAAAATCATCACGCAGGAGATGCGCCAGGAGGCATTCGACAATTATTCAACCACCGACGACCACGGGATGGAAATAGTGGGTAGCGCTACCGACCAAAATGGAAATAAATATTACATCGTAAAAAACTCCTGGGGTACCGAAGGCCACATCTACGACGGTTACTTTTATGCTTCGGAGGCTTTTGTTCGTTACAAAACCATCGATGTGATGGTAAACAAAAAGGTAATCCCCCAGCCCATACGTAAAAAGTTGGGAATTTAGAAATTGATAACATTTAAGGATGAAATAATAAGATACGGGCTCCGTTCATAGGTGCACCAGCGCTATGACGCTTTACGGCTGCCACAGCAAATAAAAATCATTGTCTGAAATACGTTATCAGTTCTTTTATTTTTTAAATCATTGATTAAATCTAAACATTAAACCGGATTACTATGAAAAGGATTATCGGAACAACTATTACCTCCCGGCTGCTAATGCTGCTGCTGGTAGTTGCCGTTGTCGGCGGTTTTTCGAGTTGTAAAAGCTCGAAGAAACTTGCCGCACAGAAAGCTGCCGCCGAGCGTGCCGCCCTAATTGAACAAGCCAAGCAAGACCTGCTGTTGATTATCAACGACCAGGGAAATATGACCGTTGGCCAAAAAGAAGATAAAGTAGCCACCATCGTGGCTATGGATCTGCACGACAGCGAGGTGGATGCTTTGATAGAGCGTGCACAGCAAGCCATCGAGCAGCAAAAAGCCGAACTGAAAAGGCAGGAAGAAGAGCGCTTAAGAAAAGAACGCGAGGCGCTGCAACAACAGGAAGAGCAAAAATTTGACAAACTCGAAGACATCTTCGACCGCGTGGCCGCCTCCAAATCAGTAGAGATGAGCAACCGCAGCATCGAAGAAGCGCTTCGTTTCTTCTCATCGCCCGACGTGCCCGTGCTGATCATCGTATACATCGACAGTGAGATCACCGACTACGACAAGCCTACCACCATCCGCAAATACCTCGAGTATCTAAAGGATCAGGGCAAAAATCCCAACGACATCCACAATGTGAAGTTTGATGCTAATGGTAAAATAAATGAGTTGGAACTTATCAAAAAGTAATAGATCATGAAAACATTCAAAAATATTATTCTCGTAGCGATGATGCTTGCCATGAGCATCAACACCTTTGCGCAGGACAATGTAAGCCCCGAACGCAAACATGCCATCGACAGCCTGGCACTCGAAAAAGTGCGCGACCTGAGCAAATACATAAGCATCATTGGCGACAAGCAAACACCGTGGTCGGAAGCTAATCGTGTGATCGAACGCACCCTGGAGCTCTTTATAGAAGGAGCACAAATGGGTGTATCCTCGCTGGCCACTCAGGAAGTGGAATATTACGGCATACGCACGTATCTGGAGCGACTGATGGCTTTGAATTATGACAAAGTAAAAATCGAGTGGTTCAACATCGAATACATCAGCGACCTTGAACGCCAGCCTGACGGACGCTACGTGGGCGTCATCACCATCTATCAGCGCTTCGAGGGCAGCTCCGGCGACAATATGAAATATGTTGACACAACCAAAAAAGACATTACGGTTTACGTAGAACGCAAGCAGACCCAAATCGGTGGCCGTCTCATCGGCTTCTGGGACGTGTTGCTCGGTGATGTGCGCGTAGCTGAAACAATGCCTTAATTTTTATTATGCTAAAAAAAAATCCGCCGCCGGTAGAAAGCCTTCTTTTGCGGCGGATTTTTTAAAATTTCCTTCCTGCATCAATTAATTTTTAATGATTTAGTAATTATTGACCCTGTCAAAAATAAATTCACCTCCCAAAATTTTCCATCCGCCGCGACAATCTCTACTTAGTTTTGTTTTAAATCTGAATATTAAAATCTGATGATGCAACAAAAGATTATTGTTTTTGTGTGGCTGATGATGGCGGCAACAGAAATATTTGCCCAAAGCAGTGAATTAACCCCAAACAATCGCGGACGCTATCAATACGAAGAGGCATCGTTTTTTGCCGAAACCAAGCAAGTAAATCAATTTTTCAGGCGCTTCAATGGCGATGAAGATATGCGTGGTGCCCGAATGGCCGCCGACGACCCGCAATATCGCGATACCGATCTGCGCCGTCGGTATATCAATGGATTGTTTGACGAACAAAGCGACAACATACCATCGATGCTCAAGCGCGCTTTTGTGGCGGATGTTACGGGCGATGAAGCCAAATATCTCGACTTTCATGGCGGTGAATGGTTTGGCGAAACAACGGTGCGCTTTACGCGCAATGGCAAAGAGGTGTTTCTCACTTTGTTTATGCAGCTTGTTCCCGACAACCTCGGCTCTAAATGGGTAATCGACGAGGTGAAACATTATCCCTACGATAACCTTTATCACCGCGACGATCAGTCGTCCTCCCGTTTTTTGCACCCGCTGAGCCACGAGCTCGACTTCATGAACCTCGACCGGGTGTTTGCCTCCGACGAACACATAGGCGATTATTTCAAAAAAGGGTTTGCGCCCGACAAACTCTCCATTTTTCTTTACGAACTTCGCAACGGCACCCTGAAGTTCAATTACGTTTCCGGAGTCAAGTTTCACTTCTTCCAGGTAGACGGATGGTATTTTGAGATCAGCGAATTCAACCGCCCGGGCAACAACCGTGGCTGGCTCATTTCCAACCTTATCAGGCTGGAAAAAGGACAGGAGAATAGTCTTAAAAATTTTATTTATAATCTCGATTAGCAACCAAAACATTAATGAAAACCCTATCGATAAAGTTGGCGGTTCTTTTTACTGCACTTATCATTTACACAGTTCCGGCAACAGCTCAAACGAAGCTCACTCCAGAGGAAGTTGAGCGCTACAGCGAGGATGCCCGCAAAATGGTTTCCTATCTCGAAACAACTTTTAATACACTCGGCAATCCCAAGGT
This portion of the Bacteroidales bacterium genome encodes:
- a CDS encoding PAS domain S-box protein, giving the protein MTDHQNIVPPSSRRSALRTAVYFFIFGFLWVTLSDTLVNRFAPGFDQMRHLQAIKGWFFIVATAVLIYLLVKQQMDKIKELAKKYEQSRLQYKQILDVSHDLIWATDIDGKIIYINNASTEVYGYKPHEMTGKNFNEFVDKEQFDKNQKIFFEAIEQGRKTVDFDTEISDRNGLRKMLRDRVTLSYDNDGKPNMLVGASMDITGYKIFEKKLLNNNERLELAMHGGGIGLWDYWYQSQKLIVNEHFKKISGTDVQGDVISIKKLTPVIHPDDRAAFIQSFTPQNVSEEFMDAEFRIKNPEGKYRWVSSRGKITERDSNGLPTRMIGAVTDVTQTKELELQLKDLVEIYSSFISYSSEGIYLYEMTQPMSVDLPVDEQIQLMYHSGYLRTCNDAYAQMYGHKSASAMEGLDLASIHGSDDNPDNIAFLRDFITSGYRILNMVTKEIDKNGNALYISNNVVGITENGKLLRSWGSQSNITRQVLVQERIEESEKRYRMIFKTNPVPLLIFKIDDLTILDINQAACKLFGYTQQELTSLNVGSLRDSNTTTTDHERIVMLMEEPTHTMEMMLKAKSGALIPADVKIDKIEYRDTPAFLVAITDLTAVKNAEKMVIQSLIEGGDTERIRVAKEIHDSLGQNLTAVSLNLNSIENPPQVMGEKNAERFARGLRFLKVAIEESRNIAHNLMPKAIEDFGLVLSLHSLFNQIEKTSGLKIDFYQNMDNETRLDKQIELNLYRITQEALNNVLKHADATEVFVQLILHSAEIIFTFEDNGKGFDSKDTNTGRKGIGLKSIANRAIAMSGYADIDSNPGHGTIITIVIPKTAGSPQ
- a CDS encoding response regulator transcription factor — translated: MNTQGKKIRLLIADDHQIVRDGIVALLQSDQHFVIAGKACNGKMALELAGELHPDLVIMDVSMPVMDGITSTRLIREKYPEIKVLALTMTNELEHIKNMVDAGAGGYLLKNSGKEELITAINEVLAGHEYFSGEVKDAIVREMMKKKTTNDRLAGEPIPLTRREKDVLLLIVQEFTNSEIAEKLFISVRTVDAHRRNLLEKTGARNTAGLVKYAIDNQLDE
- a CDS encoding response regulator — its product is MNALIIGKNEIVKQAIGGLLENEFDFNIDYIDVTNPQLTYYEYQLQNVNFIILDLTTLDDQGRNIIKEIKLLAPDARIIAMHYYTQKNLVDAYIEAGAKGYLLIDTNRAELIKAMQYLLDGEVYISPGIN
- a CDS encoding C1 family peptidase, producing MRTLQTLVLAGLLLVLMPGTYAQQSVEKTTGYKFTDQIRLKTTPVKNQYRSGTCWSYGGLSFLESELLNNGKGEYDLSEAFVIRNTYKRKADQYVRWQGNINFSGGGAFHDVTEVVANEGIVPEQAYSGLVTDDEFFVHGEMDNNFAAYVEAVTKNKNGRLSPAWRNGFNGLLDAYLGEVPEQFTYKGRSYTPKTFAESLGLNFSDYVEIGSFTHHPFYENFIIEIPDNWMLHGIYNVPLDEMIEIIDRSLEQGHTVAWGTDVSEKGFSWSNGLAVVPDEDKTDLSGTEKEKWEKLTPVERKKMLYSFDEPVKEKIITQEMRQEAFDNYSTTDDHGMEIVGSATDQNGNKYYIVKNSWGTEGHIYDGYFYASEAFVRYKTIDVMVNKKVIPQPIRKKLGI